The Pyramidobacter porci genome includes a region encoding these proteins:
- a CDS encoding divergent polysaccharide deacetylase family protein codes for MKNPFWVLAAVIPFAVVCVVTNMMHNGEKVRRREARKAEDMIVLPKENRLWRPWAFPSLEKTLSATTKPILGAASWLVRLRSTALPKEGHPSAASRPRLALVIDDFGYNYSMAERIAHLKLCATWAIIPGTPHSFKIAEYAAEQRQPFLLHVPMQAMGDPNGGRNYVIGIDVPEKKMAEYLASLRKDFPQAIGINNHRGSKATSDAPTMRRFMKALSVTGWGFLDSRTSGKTIAKKVALEYRIPVAQNKVFIDGTTDLSTMKAQFNAALRLARKHGNAVAICHAREKTLPFLVYLSTLDLKPVELVTVDEIWNSQQSVKEEKQ; via the coding sequence ATGAAGAATCCCTTCTGGGTTCTGGCGGCGGTGATTCCTTTTGCGGTTGTCTGCGTTGTGACAAACATGATGCATAATGGAGAGAAAGTACGACGTCGGGAAGCAAGAAAAGCAGAGGACATGATCGTCCTGCCGAAGGAGAACAGGCTGTGGCGTCCATGGGCGTTCCCTTCTCTGGAAAAAACGCTGTCCGCGACGACGAAACCGATTCTCGGGGCGGCGTCCTGGCTGGTGCGGCTCCGCTCGACGGCGCTGCCGAAGGAAGGGCATCCCTCCGCAGCTTCGCGGCCTCGACTGGCTCTTGTCATCGACGACTTCGGCTATAATTACAGCATGGCCGAGCGTATCGCCCATTTGAAACTGTGCGCGACGTGGGCGATTATTCCCGGTACGCCGCACAGCTTCAAGATCGCTGAGTATGCAGCCGAACAGCGGCAGCCCTTTTTGCTGCATGTGCCGATGCAAGCGATGGGAGATCCGAACGGCGGACGCAATTATGTTATTGGAATTGACGTGCCGGAAAAGAAAATGGCCGAATACCTTGCGTCACTGCGGAAAGATTTTCCGCAGGCGATCGGCATTAACAATCACAGAGGTTCAAAGGCGACTTCCGACGCGCCGACAATGCGCCGATTTATGAAGGCGCTGTCGGTGACCGGGTGGGGTTTTCTGGACAGCCGTACCAGCGGCAAGACGATTGCTAAAAAAGTCGCTCTGGAATATCGTATCCCGGTCGCTCAAAATAAAGTTTTTATTGACGGAACGACAGATTTGTCCACAATGAAGGCACAATTCAATGCTGCGCTTCGACTGGCGAGAAAACATGGCAACGCTGTCGCGATTTGCCATGCGCGCGAGAAAACGCTGCCTTTTCTGGTCTACCTGAGCACACTTGACCTGAAACCGGTGGAGCTGGTGACTGTGGACGAGATCTGGAATTCGCAGCAGTCTGTGAAGGAGGAAAAACAATGA
- a CDS encoding adenylosuccinate synthase yields MKGKIEALIGAQWGDEGKGRVVDSIGSRVDVFARYQGGANAGHTVYVDGEKYVFRLLPSGMLYPGKTCVIGNGVVIDPEQLLKELSELRARGKDRACLRVSGAAHVVMPYHKLFDQLQEESRDSEHKIGTTGRGIGPCYADKYTRIGIRVEDLLDEHVLREKLGVALAEKNRILTGVYGREPLALGPIYEQAFQWGKELSPYVADVSLEVFNALENGQTVLCEGAQGTLLDVDHGTYPMVTSSNPVSSGGCIGLGVGVKYVDRVIGVAKAYLTRVGSGPFPTEDFGPDGEEIRRKGGEFGAVTGRPRRCGWLDLVALRYAARVNGFTCLALTKLDILTGFKELKVCNSYKVGDKIVADFPSAIAKLAQVEPVYYSLPGWSEDISAARAFEDLPENARDYVRHIEQVIGIPVVLIGVGPDREQLVLRGL; encoded by the coding sequence ATGAAGGGCAAGATCGAGGCGCTTATCGGCGCTCAGTGGGGAGACGAAGGAAAGGGACGCGTTGTCGATTCCATCGGCTCGAGAGTCGATGTTTTCGCCCGTTATCAGGGCGGCGCGAACGCGGGCCATACCGTGTACGTCGACGGAGAGAAATACGTGTTTCGCCTTTTGCCTTCGGGAATGCTTTACCCCGGCAAAACCTGCGTGATCGGCAACGGCGTCGTCATCGACCCCGAGCAGCTGCTGAAAGAATTGAGCGAACTGCGTGCCAGAGGGAAAGACCGCGCGTGTCTGCGCGTCAGCGGCGCCGCTCACGTGGTGATGCCGTATCACAAGCTTTTCGATCAGCTCCAGGAGGAATCCCGCGACAGCGAACACAAGATCGGCACGACCGGACGCGGCATCGGCCCCTGTTATGCCGATAAATACACGCGCATTGGCATCCGCGTGGAAGATCTTTTGGACGAACATGTCCTGCGCGAAAAACTCGGCGTCGCTTTGGCCGAAAAAAATCGGATCCTTACCGGCGTGTACGGCAGAGAGCCGTTGGCTCTCGGCCCCATTTATGAGCAGGCGTTCCAATGGGGCAAGGAGCTCTCGCCTTATGTGGCGGACGTCTCGCTTGAGGTCTTCAACGCGCTCGAGAACGGACAGACGGTGTTATGCGAAGGCGCGCAGGGCACGCTGCTCGACGTCGACCACGGAACGTATCCCATGGTGACAAGTTCCAATCCCGTTTCCTCGGGCGGCTGCATCGGTCTGGGAGTCGGCGTGAAGTACGTGGACCGCGTCATCGGCGTGGCCAAAGCTTACCTGACCCGCGTCGGTTCCGGCCCGTTCCCGACGGAAGATTTCGGCCCCGACGGCGAGGAAATCCGCCGCAAGGGCGGCGAATTCGGCGCCGTGACCGGACGTCCGCGCCGCTGCGGCTGGCTCGATCTCGTCGCGCTCCGTTACGCGGCGCGGGTGAACGGCTTCACCTGTCTGGCTCTGACCAAGCTCGATATCCTGACCGGCTTCAAAGAGCTCAAAGTCTGCAATTCGTACAAAGTCGGCGACAAAATCGTCGCGGATTTCCCCTCCGCCATCGCCAAACTGGCTCAAGTCGAGCCCGTGTATTATTCGCTGCCCGGCTGGAGCGAAGACATTTCGGCGGCGCGCGCCTTCGAGGATCTGCCGGAAAACGCCCGCGACTATGTGCGGCACATCGAGCAGGTCATCGGCATCCCCGTCGTTCTGATCGGCGTCGGCCCCGATCGCGAGCAGCTCGTGCTGCGCGGATTGTAG
- the purE gene encoding 5-(carboxyamino)imidazole ribonucleotide mutase, with protein sequence MNQPKIGIILGSASDAPHAKKIGATLRELGIPFEVTVASAHRTPEDAAHYAQNARARGLEAIIAVAGLSAALPGAVAAQTTLPVIGVPVESGTLLGMDALLSTAMMPPGVPVASVGINGAANAALLAARIVAVHDGVVAEKLQSYADEKAAKVRASRRDAQVFADVPMAPEEALR encoded by the coding sequence ATGAACCAGCCCAAAATCGGCATCATCCTCGGCTCCGCCAGCGACGCCCCCCACGCCAAAAAAATCGGCGCCACGCTGCGCGAGCTCGGCATTCCTTTCGAGGTCACCGTCGCTTCGGCTCACCGCACGCCGGAAGACGCGGCGCATTACGCTCAAAACGCGCGAGCCCGCGGCTTGGAAGCGATCATCGCCGTAGCCGGCCTTTCCGCGGCCCTTCCCGGCGCCGTCGCCGCGCAGACGACGCTGCCCGTGATCGGAGTCCCCGTCGAGTCGGGCACGCTGCTTGGCATGGACGCGCTGCTCTCCACGGCGATGATGCCGCCCGGGGTGCCCGTAGCTTCCGTAGGCATCAACGGCGCCGCCAACGCCGCGCTGCTGGCCGCGCGCATCGTTGCCGTCCATGACGGCGTCGTCGCTGAAAAGCTGCAGTCGTACGCAGACGAAAAAGCGGCCAAAGTGCGCGCGTCTCGCCGCGACGCCCAAGTCTTCGCCGACGTGCCCATGGCTCCCGAAGAAGCGCTGCGCTGA
- the purD gene encoding phosphoribosylamine--glycine ligase yields the protein MDKKLNVLVIGGGGREHALVSACARSPRCGKLYAVPGNPGIAQEAECHALSVTDGAALAAFCQDRQIDLAIVGPEGPLAAGVADALRARGVAVFGPSGAGAQLEASKEFSKNFMARHRIPTADFYVCRTMDEAEEALSHFSSPYIVKASGLAAGKGVFVEPTLDGAREAARQMLVSKKLGAAGETLVIEEALPGRELSLMVVTDGTTYRLLSTSQDHKRLLDGDRGPNTGGMGAYAPAPWVTGELMDRVRREIIEPSVAALGKEKLDYRGVLYVGLMIAPDGTPKVLEYNVRLGDPETEVLLPLFEGDWVDLCWRVAQGELASFPWRKEKKNALCVILASAGYPAAASAAAEIHGLDAAGAVAGVTVFHAGTSAQDGKIMATGGRVLCVTATGETLQQARERAYEAVGKIRFQGMQYRNDIGHQVFEKKSV from the coding sequence ATGGACAAGAAATTGAACGTCCTCGTCATCGGCGGGGGGGGGCGCGAGCACGCGCTCGTGTCAGCCTGCGCCCGCTCGCCCCGCTGCGGAAAGCTTTACGCCGTCCCCGGCAATCCCGGCATCGCCCAGGAGGCGGAGTGCCATGCGCTGAGCGTCACGGACGGCGCAGCGCTGGCCGCGTTCTGCCAGGATCGTCAGATCGATCTGGCCATCGTCGGTCCGGAAGGACCGCTCGCCGCCGGCGTCGCCGACGCGCTGCGCGCCCGCGGCGTGGCCGTGTTCGGCCCGTCCGGCGCGGGCGCGCAGCTCGAAGCCAGCAAGGAGTTCTCCAAAAATTTCATGGCGCGCCATCGCATTCCCACCGCGGACTTTTACGTGTGCCGCACGATGGACGAAGCGGAAGAAGCCCTCTCCCATTTTTCCAGCCCTTATATCGTCAAGGCCTCGGGGCTGGCCGCCGGCAAGGGCGTTTTCGTCGAGCCCACGCTCGACGGCGCGCGCGAAGCGGCCCGGCAGATGCTCGTCAGCAAGAAGCTCGGCGCCGCCGGCGAAACGCTGGTCATCGAAGAAGCGCTGCCCGGGCGCGAACTTTCGCTGATGGTCGTCACCGACGGCACGACGTATCGCCTGCTCAGCACCAGCCAGGACCACAAGCGCCTTCTCGACGGCGACCGCGGCCCCAACACCGGCGGCATGGGCGCCTACGCGCCCGCGCCGTGGGTCACGGGAGAGCTGATGGACCGCGTCCGCCGCGAGATCATCGAACCGTCCGTCGCCGCGCTCGGGAAAGAAAAGCTCGACTACCGCGGCGTTCTGTACGTCGGCCTGATGATCGCCCCGGACGGCACGCCCAAAGTGCTGGAGTACAACGTGCGCCTCGGCGACCCCGAGACGGAAGTGCTCCTGCCGCTGTTCGAAGGCGACTGGGTCGATCTGTGCTGGCGCGTCGCCCAAGGCGAGCTGGCGTCCTTCCCGTGGCGCAAGGAAAAGAAAAACGCCCTCTGCGTGATCCTCGCTTCCGCCGGTTACCCCGCCGCCGCATCCGCTGCGGCGGAAATCCACGGCCTTGACGCCGCCGGCGCCGTCGCGGGCGTGACCGTCTTCCATGCGGGAACGTCCGCGCAGGACGGCAAAATCATGGCGACCGGCGGCCGCGTGCTCTGCGTCACGGCGACCGGCGAAACGCTGCAGCAGGCCAGGGAGCGCGCCTACGAAGCCGTCGGCAAAATCCGCTTCCAGGGCATGCAATACCGAAACGACATCGGCCATCAGGTCTTCGAGAAAAAGTCCGTTTAA
- the purH gene encoding bifunctional phosphoribosylaminoimidazolecarboxamide formyltransferase/IMP cyclohydrolase, producing MKRRALISVADKSGALELGQTLVALGWEILSSSGTAKMFRDAGVPVVEVSDLTKFPHILGGRVKTLHPLVFGGILARRDLEADVKDMQDHGIAGIDMVAVNLYPFEKTARSGAVLDALIENIDIGGVALIRAAAKNYRYVAVMTDPADYAPVLEELKAEGDVTLETRRRLALRAFDATARYDATIGDGLRRELGEKPGEDSVTLSLVRTQELRYGENPHQRAGVYLPPLADSPVTQLAGKELSYNNLLDLDAAMRATAMLQSDVGAVVIKHTTPCGMAIGKTVAEAYDRAFACDSLSAFGGVVGVTRHIDLETAGAISKHFTEVLLCPSIDDAALKLLTEKRKNLRVMTWKGGRVFDKQMVSTWCGLLMQDDELAPLPDQKKGHWIGAPRPDLWDDLVLAWKVAAVSKSNAVAMVKDGEAVGIGMGFCSRVFAVEFAARQAGERGQGAVMASDAFFPFPDGVEKAAAAGIAAIIQPGGSVRDEEVAARAQELGVSMFISGHRTFRH from the coding sequence ATGAAACGCAGAGCGCTTATCTCGGTGGCCGACAAGTCGGGAGCTCTCGAACTCGGCCAAACTCTCGTTGCACTTGGCTGGGAGATTTTGTCGAGCTCCGGCACGGCAAAGATGTTCCGCGACGCGGGCGTTCCCGTCGTCGAAGTCTCCGATCTGACAAAATTCCCCCACATCCTCGGCGGCCGCGTGAAGACGCTTCATCCGCTCGTTTTCGGCGGCATCCTGGCCCGCCGCGACCTCGAGGCGGACGTCAAGGACATGCAGGATCACGGCATCGCCGGCATCGACATGGTAGCGGTCAATCTCTATCCGTTCGAAAAGACGGCCCGCTCCGGCGCCGTTCTCGACGCGCTGATCGAAAACATCGACATCGGCGGCGTGGCGCTGATCCGCGCGGCCGCCAAGAACTACCGCTACGTGGCGGTCATGACCGATCCGGCCGATTACGCTCCCGTTCTCGAAGAGCTCAAGGCCGAGGGCGACGTGACGCTGGAAACGCGCCGCCGCCTGGCGCTTCGCGCTTTCGACGCCACCGCCCGCTACGACGCGACCATCGGCGACGGACTGCGCCGCGAGCTGGGCGAAAAACCCGGCGAGGATTCCGTGACGCTGTCGCTCGTGCGCACGCAGGAACTGCGCTACGGCGAAAATCCCCACCAGCGGGCCGGCGTTTACCTTCCGCCGCTGGCCGACTCGCCCGTGACGCAGCTGGCCGGCAAGGAACTCTCCTACAACAATCTGCTCGACCTCGACGCGGCCATGCGCGCCACCGCCATGCTGCAAAGCGACGTTGGCGCCGTCGTCATCAAACACACAACGCCGTGCGGCATGGCGATCGGGAAAACGGTCGCCGAAGCCTACGACCGCGCCTTCGCCTGCGATTCGCTGTCGGCGTTCGGCGGCGTCGTCGGCGTCACCCGCCACATCGACCTCGAAACGGCCGGAGCCATTTCCAAACACTTCACCGAGGTGCTGCTGTGCCCCTCCATCGACGACGCGGCGCTGAAGCTCCTGACCGAGAAGCGCAAAAATCTGCGCGTCATGACGTGGAAAGGCGGACGCGTCTTCGACAAGCAGATGGTTTCGACCTGGTGCGGGCTGCTGATGCAGGATGACGAACTCGCGCCTCTGCCCGATCAGAAAAAAGGCCACTGGATCGGCGCGCCCCGTCCCGATCTCTGGGACGATCTCGTCTTGGCCTGGAAAGTCGCCGCCGTGTCGAAGAGCAACGCCGTCGCCATGGTCAAAGACGGCGAAGCCGTCGGCATCGGCATGGGCTTCTGCAGCCGCGTCTTCGCCGTCGAATTCGCGGCGCGCCAGGCCGGCGAAAGGGGCCAAGGCGCGGTGATGGCTTCGGACGCCTTCTTCCCGTTCCCCGACGGCGTCGAAAAAGCGGCCGCAGCCGGGATCGCCGCCATCATCCAGCCGGGCGGCTCAGTGCGCGACGAAGAAGTCGCCGCGCGCGCTCAGGAACTCGGCGTGTCCATGTTTATCAGCGGACACCGCACCTTCCGCCACTAA
- the purN gene encoding phosphoribosylglycinamide formyltransferase — protein MTCKIGILVSGRGTNMEAIVDHIAAEKADVQVLFVASDNASAAGLRLARQRGIPTAVLPYKDGRAAGEAAVEKLWQERGIDLLVLAGFMRLLTGEFVGRHEGRILNIHPALLPKFPGAHGIEDFWKSGEPVSGVTVHLVDDKMDHGPILAQREVARESEDTIETFEAKIHAVEHQLYWQALKDYIKRIS, from the coding sequence ATGACCTGCAAAATCGGCATTCTCGTCTCCGGCCGCGGCACGAACATGGAAGCCATCGTCGATCACATCGCCGCGGAAAAAGCCGACGTGCAGGTGCTTTTCGTGGCCAGCGACAACGCTTCCGCGGCGGGGCTGCGCCTTGCCCGCCAGCGCGGCATTCCCACGGCCGTGCTGCCCTATAAAGACGGACGCGCCGCCGGCGAAGCGGCCGTCGAAAAACTCTGGCAGGAGCGCGGGATCGACCTGCTCGTTCTGGCCGGTTTCATGCGCCTGTTGACGGGCGAGTTCGTCGGCCGCCATGAAGGGCGCATCCTCAACATCCATCCGGCGCTGCTGCCGAAATTTCCCGGCGCGCACGGCATCGAGGACTTCTGGAAAAGCGGCGAGCCGGTCAGCGGCGTCACGGTCCACCTCGTCGACGACAAGATGGATCACGGCCCGATCCTGGCGCAGCGAGAAGTGGCCCGCGAAAGCGAAGACACGATCGAGACTTTCGAGGCCAAAATCCACGCCGTGGAGCATCAGCTCTACTGGCAGGCGTTGAAAGACTACATCAAGCGGATTTCATAG
- the purM gene encoding phosphoribosylformylglycinamidine cyclo-ligase, with protein MGNLTYEKAGVDIKGGDHWVETIKGIMKRRKSDPRVVGGIGGFSGLMRLDGDRLIAGCCDGVGTKVEIARAAGIYDGLGQDLVAMNVNDLVTGGAVPLFFLDYIACGALNEEMMSAVVTSVVEACEYCGCVLLGGETAEMPGVYGKESFDLAGFAVGTLKESEIIDGSKVKEGDVIIGLHSSGVHSNGYTLVRSALAEEIAHGLDEEGPVAGETLGQTLMKPTRLYVPQAIAAAKTGKVKAMAHITGSGLEDNINRVVPAPCVCKLSYDWPRPAVFDLIASKGVSEEEMRRVFNLGIGYVFIVSPEDEAEVVSVLESLGEKPRRVGRVVRA; from the coding sequence ATGGGCAATCTGACGTACGAAAAGGCCGGCGTCGACATCAAGGGCGGCGACCATTGGGTTGAAACGATCAAGGGCATTATGAAACGCCGCAAGTCCGACCCGCGAGTCGTCGGCGGCATCGGAGGCTTCAGCGGACTGATGCGCCTCGACGGGGACCGGCTGATCGCCGGCTGCTGCGACGGCGTGGGGACAAAAGTCGAGATCGCCCGCGCTGCGGGGATCTACGACGGTCTCGGACAGGACCTCGTGGCCATGAACGTCAACGATCTGGTCACCGGCGGCGCCGTGCCGCTCTTCTTTCTGGATTACATCGCCTGCGGCGCGCTGAACGAAGAGATGATGTCCGCCGTGGTCACGTCGGTCGTCGAGGCCTGCGAGTATTGCGGCTGCGTATTGCTCGGCGGCGAAACCGCCGAAATGCCCGGAGTTTACGGCAAAGAGAGCTTCGACCTGGCGGGGTTTGCCGTCGGCACGCTCAAAGAATCGGAAATCATCGACGGCTCCAAGGTCAAAGAGGGCGACGTCATCATCGGACTGCACAGTTCCGGCGTCCACAGCAACGGCTACACGCTGGTCCGCTCGGCGCTGGCGGAGGAGATCGCCCACGGTCTGGACGAAGAAGGTCCCGTCGCGGGCGAAACGCTGGGACAGACGCTGATGAAGCCGACGCGCCTCTACGTTCCCCAGGCCATCGCGGCGGCGAAGACGGGCAAGGTCAAGGCCATGGCGCACATCACCGGCAGCGGCCTCGAAGACAACATCAACCGCGTCGTCCCCGCTCCCTGCGTCTGCAAGCTGAGCTACGACTGGCCGCGCCCGGCCGTTTTCGATCTGATCGCCTCCAAGGGCGTTTCCGAAGAGGAGATGCGCCGTGTCTTCAACCTCGGCATCGGCTACGTCTTCATCGTCTCGCCCGAAGACGAGGCCGAGGTCGTCTCGGTCCTCGAATCGCTCGGCGAAAAACCGCGCCGCGTCGGGCGCGTCGTCAGGGCATGA
- the purL gene encoding phosphoribosylformylglycinamidine synthase subunit PurL — translation MNYKEAGLRESEYLSLKKTLGREPNELELRIMGVMWSEHCSYKSTRPLLKKLPKEGRYVVLGPGENAGVIDGGAGVGIAFKVESHNHPSAVAPYQGAATGVGGIIRDIIALGARPVASLDGLFFGSEQSPVHDGVVKGVGGYGNCIGVPTIGGKTCYDPTYEGNPLVNAMNIGTVRLDKIVSSQTAKPGQAVVILGSKTGRDGIAGAAFASAELKDNAKESRPSIQIGDPFVEKLLTEACLEMRDAGLFVSMQDMGAAGILSSSSEVAAKSGVGMTIDFDKVPLRAEGMEPWEIALSESQERMLLIVEDAKMPEIYAIAEKWGLDATEIGRTEEGDHYRIYWKGGIVADIPATTIGSDCPTIDWPQQRPDLEARWNKELKFDAPGPGQALLDLLSDSNLHCKEDIYVQYDSMVQTNTVVGPGSPVSVFRIADSGRLCAVSMEADPWGCELDPERATANLVARSCRALAVAGAVPGGLTNCLNFPSPENPQHFWVLSRSVEGMASACRELDCPVVSGNVSLYNETSATAILPTPLLGVVGIVEAPAVMKCGRWKEGDILFLAGWNEGTLAASVYQRRYARDFAGRPVPFVPERERAFAAAALATAKAQAADSARPIAGGGLLIALAKEAIESGVGVDLKDKDYSAADLFGEGATAAVYAVPAVKVEKFRRCWKDVPLEEIGVVGGPCLAVGGKCLRSVEALNKAFRNL, via the coding sequence ATGAATTACAAAGAAGCAGGACTCCGCGAGTCCGAATATCTTTCTCTAAAGAAAACGCTGGGGCGCGAACCCAACGAGCTCGAACTGCGCATCATGGGCGTGATGTGGTCGGAACACTGCAGCTACAAGTCCACGCGTCCGCTGCTCAAAAAACTGCCCAAGGAAGGCCGGTACGTCGTTCTCGGTCCGGGGGAGAACGCCGGCGTCATCGACGGCGGCGCAGGCGTCGGCATCGCCTTCAAGGTCGAGAGCCACAACCATCCTTCGGCGGTCGCCCCCTACCAGGGCGCGGCGACCGGCGTGGGCGGCATCATCCGCGACATCATCGCGCTGGGCGCGCGGCCGGTCGCCTCGCTTGACGGACTGTTCTTCGGCTCCGAGCAGTCGCCGGTCCACGACGGCGTCGTCAAGGGCGTCGGCGGCTACGGCAACTGTATCGGCGTTCCCACCATCGGCGGCAAGACCTGTTACGATCCCACCTACGAGGGCAACCCCCTCGTCAACGCCATGAACATCGGCACGGTGCGCCTCGACAAGATCGTCAGCTCGCAGACGGCCAAGCCCGGCCAGGCCGTCGTCATCCTCGGCTCCAAGACCGGGCGCGACGGCATCGCCGGCGCAGCGTTCGCCTCCGCGGAACTGAAAGACAACGCCAAGGAGAGCCGTCCGTCGATCCAGATCGGCGATCCCTTCGTCGAAAAACTGCTCACCGAAGCGTGCCTGGAGATGCGCGACGCCGGGCTGTTCGTGTCGATGCAGGACATGGGCGCGGCCGGGATCCTTTCTTCCTCGTCGGAAGTGGCCGCCAAAAGCGGCGTCGGCATGACGATCGACTTCGACAAGGTGCCGCTGCGGGCGGAAGGCATGGAGCCGTGGGAAATAGCCCTGTCGGAATCCCAGGAGCGCATGCTGCTGATCGTCGAGGACGCGAAAATGCCCGAAATTTACGCGATCGCCGAGAAGTGGGGGCTCGACGCCACGGAAATCGGCCGCACCGAAGAGGGCGACCACTACCGCATTTACTGGAAAGGCGGGATCGTCGCCGACATTCCCGCCACGACGATCGGCAGCGACTGCCCCACCATCGACTGGCCGCAGCAGCGCCCGGACTTGGAAGCCCGCTGGAACAAAGAGCTCAAGTTCGACGCGCCCGGCCCGGGACAGGCCCTTCTCGATCTGCTGAGCGATTCCAACCTGCACTGCAAGGAAGACATTTACGTCCAGTACGACTCGATGGTGCAGACGAACACCGTCGTCGGCCCGGGATCGCCGGTCAGCGTGTTCCGCATCGCCGACTCGGGACGGCTGTGCGCCGTCAGCATGGAAGCCGATCCCTGGGGCTGCGAGCTCGATCCCGAGCGGGCGACCGCCAATCTGGTGGCCCGTTCCTGCCGCGCGCTCGCCGTCGCCGGCGCCGTTCCCGGCGGTTTGACCAACTGCCTCAACTTCCCTTCGCCGGAAAATCCGCAGCACTTCTGGGTGCTCTCTCGCAGCGTCGAAGGCATGGCTTCCGCCTGCCGCGAGCTCGACTGTCCGGTCGTATCCGGCAACGTCAGCCTCTATAACGAAACGTCCGCCACGGCGATCCTGCCGACGCCGCTGCTCGGCGTGGTCGGCATCGTCGAAGCGCCGGCGGTGATGAAGTGCGGCCGGTGGAAAGAGGGCGACATTCTTTTCCTGGCCGGCTGGAACGAAGGGACTTTGGCGGCGAGCGTTTATCAGCGTCGTTACGCGCGCGATTTCGCCGGACGTCCCGTTCCCTTCGTGCCCGAGCGCGAAAGGGCTTTCGCCGCCGCCGCGCTGGCCACGGCGAAAGCTCAGGCGGCAGACAGCGCCCGCCCGATCGCCGGCGGCGGCCTGCTCATCGCCCTCGCCAAAGAGGCGATCGAGAGCGGCGTCGGCGTCGATCTGAAAGACAAGGATTACAGCGCTGCCGACCTCTTCGGAGAAGGCGCCACCGCGGCGGTCTACGCCGTGCCAGCCGTAAAGGTCGAAAAGTTCCGCCGCTGCTGGAAGGACGTGCCTCTCGAGGAGATCGGCGTTGTCGGCGGTCCATGCCTCGCCGTCGGCGGAAAATGCCTCCGCAGCGTCGAAGCGCTGAACAAGGCGTTCAGAAATCTTTGA
- the purQ gene encoding phosphoribosylformylglycinamidine synthase subunit PurQ: MKTAVVVFPGSNCDQDAVKAAASVAGATAVTVWHKETALPDRTDLVILPGGFSYGDYLRCGAMAANSAIMNAVKEHAAKGGLVLGICNGFQVLTESRLLPGALLANDCMHFVCKPMTIRVERDDLPFTLRYKKNEVLTIPIAHNEGRYYIDAEGLKLLEGEGRVAFRYCDARGNITPESNPNGALNNIAGIVNDRGNVLGLMPHPERYSDPLLGGNDGAGFWSSVKSWLEGGLR, from the coding sequence ATGAAAACCGCCGTCGTCGTCTTTCCCGGCAGCAACTGCGACCAGGACGCCGTCAAGGCCGCGGCTTCGGTCGCAGGAGCGACGGCCGTCACCGTCTGGCACAAGGAAACAGCTCTTCCCGATCGTACCGATCTGGTCATTCTCCCCGGCGGTTTTTCATACGGCGACTATCTGCGCTGCGGCGCCATGGCCGCGAATTCGGCGATCATGAACGCGGTCAAGGAACACGCCGCCAAAGGCGGCCTCGTTCTCGGCATCTGCAACGGCTTTCAGGTGCTGACCGAAAGCCGTCTGCTTCCCGGCGCGCTTTTGGCCAACGACTGCATGCATTTCGTCTGCAAGCCCATGACTATCCGCGTGGAGCGCGACGATCTGCCCTTCACTCTTCGTTACAAGAAGAACGAGGTCCTCACAATCCCGATCGCCCACAACGAGGGACGCTATTACATCGACGCCGAAGGTCTGAAACTCCTGGAAGGCGAAGGGCGCGTCGCCTTCCGCTACTGCGACGCGCGGGGCAATATCACCCCGGAAAGCAATCCCAACGGCGCGCTGAACAATATCGCCGGCATCGTCAACGACCGCGGCAACGTGCTGGGGCTGATGCCGCATCCCGAACGCTACAGCGATCCGTTGCTGGGCGGAAACGACGGCGCCGGATTCTGGAGTTCCGTAAAAAGCTGGCTTGAAGGAGGCCTTCGCTGA
- the purS gene encoding phosphoribosylformylglycinamidine synthase subunit PurS: MTYGIRLLVFLKEGVLDTQGKTVAASLKGMGYGCLKNLRVGKYIHLDVDAASEAEAAAQVEKMCDDLLVNDIIEEFTIESEAARA; encoded by the coding sequence ATGACTTACGGAATCCGTCTGCTTGTTTTTCTCAAGGAAGGCGTGCTCGACACTCAGGGCAAAACGGTCGCGGCGTCTCTCAAAGGCATGGGATACGGCTGCCTGAAAAATCTGCGCGTCGGCAAGTACATCCATCTCGACGTCGACGCCGCTTCCGAGGCCGAAGCCGCCGCGCAGGTTGAGAAGATGTGCGACGATCTGCTTGTCAACGATATTATCGAAGAATTCACGATCGAATCAGAGGCGGCCCGCGCATGA